The Vibrio sp. SNU_ST1 genome has a segment encoding these proteins:
- a CDS encoding LysR substrate-binding domain-containing protein — protein MNRTLPSTKTLLAFLSTARHLNFTRAAHELNVTQGAVSRQVLSFEESLGCDLFYRHARGLSLTPKGEELVPLIQGTIHQLQSALNQVASSPSKIKLNAPSCITSWLLPKLMSFQQAYPEIDVELTSTIKHVFEPSFDPFDAVITYGKKPSQQSIVSQLLFNEQLAPVCQAQSIKPSHLTSGTSSLIKPHKLAQYTWLHANNEQSDWRLWLEHIGSHDLSSKKNQQFATLDQAMNAAIQGFGIAIGDITLAKQDIDLGRLVKVSEGSVFSGNGYFLLQPKNRQNTSLSTLVDWLVD, from the coding sequence ATGAATCGCACTCTTCCTTCAACCAAAACCTTGCTCGCGTTCTTGTCGACGGCAAGGCACCTCAACTTTACGCGAGCGGCACATGAGCTCAATGTTACGCAAGGCGCAGTGAGTCGTCAGGTATTGTCGTTTGAAGAAAGCCTTGGCTGTGATCTCTTCTATCGACATGCTCGAGGATTGTCTTTAACGCCGAAAGGCGAAGAACTGGTTCCCCTGATACAAGGAACGATTCATCAACTGCAATCGGCTCTCAATCAAGTCGCAAGTTCTCCCTCTAAGATCAAACTCAACGCTCCCAGCTGTATTACCTCTTGGCTGTTACCTAAATTAATGTCTTTTCAGCAAGCCTATCCTGAGATTGATGTCGAGCTAACGTCCACTATCAAGCACGTTTTTGAACCAAGCTTTGACCCTTTTGATGCCGTCATTACCTATGGCAAGAAGCCTAGCCAACAATCGATTGTTAGCCAACTCTTGTTCAACGAGCAACTGGCGCCCGTCTGCCAAGCGCAAAGCATCAAACCCAGTCACCTTACCAGTGGTACCTCTTCTCTAATCAAGCCACATAAACTCGCTCAATACACTTGGCTACACGCCAACAATGAGCAGAGTGATTGGCGACTTTGGTTAGAACATATTGGAAGTCATGACCTTTCAAGCAAGAAAAACCAGCAATTCGCGACACTCGATCAAGCGATGAACGCCGCGATACAGGGCTTTGGGATTGCGATTGGCGATATCACTCTCGCTAAGCAAGACATCGATTTAGGTAGGTTGGTGAAAGTGAGTGAAGGTAGTGTTTTCTCTGGAAATGGTTACTTCTTACTGCAACCCAAGAATCGTCAAAATACGTCGTTATCAACCTTAGTCGATTGGCTTGTCGATTAG
- the hisC gene encoding histidinol-phosphate transaminase, with translation MTSFIDSLVPQAVKKLIPYQSARRIGGDGRVWLNANELESSLFQGEASHNRYPDFLPQDIAKAYQAYCGTAAATVAVRGADEAIDLLIRTFCKPASDNILICSPTYAMYEFCADALAINTLDSPLQEDFSLNVADIVNKAELANIVFLCSPNNPTGNVIPKSDLIQVLEGTIGKCLVVVDEAYIEFEPQTSAVSLIERYPHLVVIRTLSKAFGLAAVRCGFILASQNVMQYVAKLIPPYPMPDCSSQIVLDALSDERVSVMENATLKLVELRNWFACELTQFDFIESVYPSSTNFILLRQKPGHQVFSVLAKDGIVTRNQNHEPALRNCVRISIGGQESMLEVITSLTRYQTELQQTQQDQQKRQHQQDQHIETQSQLDKDHI, from the coding sequence TTGACATCTTTTATCGATAGCTTGGTACCTCAGGCTGTAAAAAAATTAATACCTTATCAATCGGCAAGAAGAATTGGTGGTGATGGACGAGTCTGGCTAAACGCCAATGAATTGGAAAGCTCGCTGTTTCAAGGAGAAGCAAGCCACAATCGATACCCAGATTTTTTACCGCAAGATATTGCCAAAGCTTATCAAGCGTATTGCGGAACTGCTGCTGCAACCGTTGCGGTTCGTGGTGCAGATGAAGCGATAGACTTACTGATCAGAACATTCTGTAAGCCGGCGAGCGACAATATACTTATCTGCTCTCCAACGTATGCTATGTATGAGTTTTGCGCCGATGCATTGGCGATAAATACCTTGGACTCTCCATTGCAGGAAGATTTCAGTCTTAACGTCGCTGATATCGTGAATAAAGCGGAACTGGCTAATATCGTGTTTCTTTGCTCACCAAATAATCCAACGGGCAATGTGATCCCCAAATCGGATTTGATTCAGGTGCTGGAAGGGACAATCGGGAAATGTCTAGTGGTGGTGGATGAAGCGTATATCGAATTTGAACCACAAACTTCAGCGGTGAGCCTTATTGAGCGTTATCCGCATTTGGTTGTGATTCGCACCTTGTCTAAGGCGTTTGGACTGGCTGCGGTGCGATGTGGCTTTATCTTAGCGAGTCAAAATGTGATGCAGTATGTCGCTAAATTAATTCCACCGTATCCAATGCCAGATTGCTCATCTCAAATAGTGCTAGACGCATTGTCTGATGAGCGAGTTTCAGTGATGGAAAACGCGACTCTAAAATTGGTCGAGCTACGTAACTGGTTTGCTTGTGAGTTAACGCAGTTTGATTTCATCGAGTCTGTTTACCCTTCATCGACGAACTTTATTTTGCTGCGTCAAAAACCTGGGCATCAAGTGTTCAGTGTATTGGCGAAGGATGGCATTGTGACAAGGAATCAAAACCATGAACCTGCTTTGCGTAACTGTGTTCGAATCAGTATTGGTGGCCAAGAGAGCATGCTAGAAGTGATAACGTCACTGACACGCTACCAAACCGAGTTACAGCAGACTCAACAAGATCAGCAAAAACGACAGCATCAACAAGATCAACATATAGAAACTCAATCTCAACTCGATAAAGATCATATCTAG
- a CDS encoding ABC transporter substrate-binding protein, with product MKKIILGLACAAALLGTTVQAKEIRLASDFTYPPFNYKNSDGVPVGFDIEIADALCEQAKLDCTWVSQSWDSLIPSLLARKSDVIMASMRITEERKRKILFTDKYYQTPAVFVAAKSAEFSVDETGLAGKTIGVQQGTIHDRYVTDKFGDMVNIKRYTGQDEVYLDLQNGRLDLTFGNSDQLSLAFLDKKEGEGFEFKGKAVTDKAYIGEGTALALRKQDSKLAKQFNAAIEEIRANGTYDKIAAKYFTFDIYGSDL from the coding sequence ATGAAAAAGATAATACTAGGACTCGCTTGTGCGGCCGCTTTACTTGGTACAACGGTACAGGCGAAAGAAATCCGTTTGGCGTCAGACTTTACGTATCCACCATTCAACTATAAAAACAGTGACGGTGTGCCTGTCGGGTTTGATATTGAGATAGCTGACGCTTTGTGTGAGCAGGCTAAGCTAGACTGTACTTGGGTTTCACAAAGTTGGGACTCGCTAATTCCAAGTTTGTTGGCAAGAAAGTCAGATGTGATTATGGCTTCGATGCGTATTACTGAAGAGCGTAAGCGCAAGATCTTGTTCACGGATAAGTATTACCAAACGCCAGCTGTATTTGTTGCTGCCAAAAGTGCGGAGTTCAGTGTTGATGAGACGGGTCTAGCAGGCAAAACCATCGGTGTTCAGCAAGGTACGATTCACGATCGCTACGTAACCGACAAGTTTGGCGATATGGTAAACATTAAGCGTTACACCGGACAAGATGAAGTTTATCTGGACCTGCAAAACGGCCGCCTAGATCTAACCTTCGGTAACTCAGATCAACTGTCATTGGCTTTCTTAGACAAGAAAGAAGGTGAAGGCTTTGAATTCAAGGGTAAAGCGGTAACCGACAAAGCCTACATTGGTGAGGGGACGGCGTTAGCACTAAGAAAACAGGATTCAAAATTGGCGAAACAGTTCAATGCCGCTATTGAAGAGATCAGAGCGAATGGTACCTACGACAAGATTGCAGCTAAGTATTTCACTTTTGATATCTATGGCAGTGATCTGTAG
- a CDS encoding transporter substrate-binding domain-containing protein — MFRTFNLLSLLILAFSVSFNVKASGSITIGVQTSGFSPYVVVEGGEVSGLLPELTNFYARGELNGLEFVGFHSPSELNNVLKTEQVDAIITAEQNVSSSGVIYSKPILSSRMVSLSSEPIESHLLMKGRNLAYFEDSSNASSVKSLLPFSSFKSYSSYQTAIADVAREKALAIVDDGVLLHSKLMNSPYELFLSVNLHDDLPLNNYVIALLDTPENRKLLGIINASINQEQSSKLVNIRKKWLNEIQRRLLLVVSKNKLLLTEKEQQFLLFNPNIYVSATADSKPISFVNSEGKHDGISIDILDEISRLTGLNFIYENDLDLQGNQAHPLTLPVIHTKATPSASGDQHHLYSKPFMVEPWALVGKSDTSKLAVFGELTKSSIIGTINDSVGIQLVKRYCEACPIKTYESESLLLNAVDKGEIDSAMLSLYLASPLLQGQYSGYLRVTSLLSKDNDVPVTYSVEADQEVLNNIINKALFAIPHHKYQQIKKHWLDVSYESGVDTADVILGAAILVSVASVLIMLVMAWSWKLRREVEDRKRTESALKHQVEFERSLLNAMPFPIVVRNLDNQIISLNSAAQQLTGFDVIEGTIVNNSDEDTMIHHGVVLPRLEKEVTSPLGIKHYAYWKCPYISNGNIEGSVTILDDLTELYEAKKVAKSADDRVQKLANNLHGAVIQHIQPKRSLHDIEFVFISNGIEELLGLTPAQLRRSPISFFAPLNAQDRRTLIKRVRSGNKEGKLSLDIGVNIDNQNRWLNLQSKISDLGDYYEWDSVLTDITELKQQQEELTQARQSAIAATEAKSRFLANMSHEIRTPLGGIVSLLELSEQYEVGHEVQKIHTTLSQSANNLLHIVNDILDFSKIEAGKLTLDYQPASLDTLTLRVTQLQARQAHAKGLQFKFWLDPELNDSVLMDDIRIGQVLNNLLSNAIKFTEYGTVGLTAKLISVKGDQQQICFEVFDSGIGISEEHIRNLFQPFVQADEGTTRKYGGSGLGLTISKQLIEQMGGSLNVTSKINIGSTFSITLPLKTLAENNRADMNGKVALLTKTFMQQSELENYLTSWGIKVISKNVQATKDLAHWVDTIEPDFVFVPHELDQSIDTFAESVQFICVSEQGMLSPAPCKLGWNLSANPLLPSQLMHCLHNCPAFVEDVVQDNNNLKLSTESRESAKQNQRLILIAEDHPINQQIILQQIEQLGFHADMVDNGKEALVALDNEDYGLLITDCHMPEMDGYELTRQIRVKEQSQNQPRLPIIALTANAVQGENDKCFEIGMDDFLSKPTKLRVIGDTIIKHLDKVQSVVDKPCISSSDPKSEPSSAPIDLANLTELFGDQELVMQIITDFIKSHQADMPLLQAACEQRDLEAIKQVAHKMKGAAKMVGTEEIANQLQTMELVSLSDLDGIQAHYDNLEQLTNQLKTYCSETIKPVKELS; from the coding sequence ATGTTCCGCACTTTTAATCTACTTTCTCTACTTATTCTTGCTTTTTCCGTATCCTTTAATGTTAAGGCCAGTGGTTCCATTACGATCGGAGTTCAAACATCAGGCTTTTCTCCATATGTCGTTGTAGAGGGGGGGGAGGTTTCGGGGCTGTTGCCAGAATTAACTAACTTCTATGCAAGGGGGGAGTTGAATGGCTTGGAGTTTGTCGGTTTTCATTCGCCTTCTGAGTTAAACAACGTACTTAAAACGGAACAAGTTGATGCCATTATTACGGCTGAACAAAATGTTTCTAGTAGCGGTGTTATTTACTCTAAACCTATCTTATCTAGTCGAATGGTTAGCCTAAGTAGTGAGCCTATTGAAAGCCACTTATTAATGAAGGGACGAAACCTCGCTTATTTTGAAGACTCGAGTAACGCGTCTTCTGTGAAATCGCTTCTCCCATTTTCTTCTTTTAAGTCATATTCATCCTATCAAACCGCGATTGCTGATGTTGCTCGAGAGAAAGCGCTAGCAATTGTTGATGATGGGGTATTGTTACACAGTAAGTTGATGAATAGCCCATATGAGTTGTTTTTATCTGTTAACTTACATGATGACTTACCGTTAAATAATTATGTTATTGCCTTGCTTGACACTCCTGAAAATAGGAAGTTGTTGGGGATTATCAATGCCTCTATAAACCAAGAACAATCAAGCAAACTTGTTAATATTCGTAAGAAATGGCTGAATGAAATACAAAGACGTTTGCTGTTAGTCGTTAGTAAAAATAAGCTGCTATTAACTGAAAAAGAACAGCAGTTCCTCCTTTTTAATCCGAACATATATGTATCTGCTACGGCTGACTCTAAGCCTATCTCTTTTGTGAATAGTGAAGGCAAGCACGATGGTATTTCAATTGATATATTGGACGAAATATCCCGACTCACGGGATTAAATTTTATTTATGAAAACGATCTAGATTTACAGGGCAACCAAGCTCACCCGTTAACTCTACCCGTAATTCATACTAAAGCGACGCCTTCTGCTAGCGGCGATCAGCATCACCTCTATTCTAAACCTTTCATGGTTGAGCCATGGGCACTTGTTGGTAAAAGTGATACGAGTAAATTGGCGGTGTTCGGTGAATTAACGAAGAGCTCCATTATTGGCACCATAAACGACAGTGTCGGTATACAGCTTGTGAAGCGTTATTGTGAGGCTTGTCCGATTAAGACATATGAGTCGGAATCACTTTTACTGAATGCAGTGGATAAAGGAGAGATAGATTCAGCGATGCTTTCGCTCTATTTAGCGTCTCCTTTATTACAGGGTCAGTATTCAGGGTACTTGCGCGTAACAAGCCTGCTGTCTAAAGACAATGACGTTCCAGTAACCTACAGTGTCGAAGCTGACCAAGAAGTGCTGAATAATATTATTAATAAAGCACTGTTCGCTATTCCCCATCACAAGTATCAGCAGATCAAGAAGCATTGGTTAGATGTGTCTTATGAATCGGGTGTGGATACGGCAGATGTTATCTTGGGTGCTGCAATTTTGGTCTCTGTAGCATCGGTTCTCATTATGCTTGTTATGGCTTGGAGCTGGAAGCTAAGACGTGAAGTTGAAGACCGGAAGCGAACTGAATCCGCTCTCAAACATCAAGTGGAGTTCGAGCGTTCGCTGCTGAATGCAATGCCGTTCCCTATTGTTGTGCGTAACTTGGATAACCAGATAATCAGCCTGAACAGTGCCGCGCAGCAGCTTACCGGCTTTGATGTTATCGAAGGAACCATCGTTAATAACTCTGATGAAGACACAATGATTCATCACGGGGTTGTTTTACCTCGCCTAGAAAAAGAAGTGACTTCGCCGCTAGGTATTAAACACTACGCGTATTGGAAGTGCCCTTATATTTCTAACGGGAATATCGAAGGTTCAGTGACAATTCTTGATGATCTTACTGAGCTTTACGAAGCTAAGAAAGTAGCTAAAAGTGCCGATGACCGAGTGCAGAAACTGGCCAATAATTTACATGGTGCTGTTATACAACATATTCAGCCAAAGCGGAGTCTTCATGACATTGAGTTCGTGTTTATCAGTAATGGCATAGAAGAGCTGTTGGGGCTTACTCCTGCTCAACTGCGCCGGTCTCCAATAAGTTTTTTTGCTCCGCTCAATGCTCAAGACCGTCGAACCTTAATTAAGAGGGTACGTAGCGGTAATAAAGAGGGGAAACTAAGCCTTGATATTGGGGTTAATATTGATAATCAAAATCGATGGCTCAATCTGCAGAGCAAGATTTCTGATCTTGGCGATTATTATGAATGGGACTCTGTTCTTACTGATATTACGGAACTGAAACAACAGCAAGAAGAGCTAACACAAGCAAGACAAAGTGCAATAGCTGCCACAGAGGCAAAGTCTCGATTTTTGGCAAACATGAGTCATGAAATCCGCACTCCGTTGGGGGGGATTGTTAGCTTATTGGAATTGTCTGAGCAATATGAAGTTGGTCATGAAGTTCAAAAAATCCATACAACGCTGAGCCAATCTGCGAACAATCTACTGCATATTGTTAACGATATTCTCGACTTCTCAAAAATTGAAGCGGGTAAGTTGACCCTAGATTATCAGCCAGCAAGCCTCGATACATTGACTCTTAGAGTGACTCAGTTACAGGCAAGGCAAGCTCACGCCAAGGGGTTACAGTTTAAGTTTTGGTTAGACCCTGAGTTGAATGATTCGGTATTGATGGATGACATTCGTATTGGGCAAGTGTTGAATAACTTGTTGAGTAACGCCATTAAATTTACTGAATATGGAACGGTTGGCTTAACGGCAAAGTTAATCAGTGTGAAAGGTGATCAGCAACAAATTTGTTTTGAGGTGTTTGACAGTGGTATCGGTATTAGTGAAGAGCATATTCGAAACCTGTTCCAACCTTTTGTTCAAGCCGATGAAGGAACTACGAGGAAATATGGTGGTTCAGGCCTTGGTTTGACTATCTCCAAGCAACTTATTGAACAAATGGGTGGCAGTCTTAACGTAACGAGTAAGATCAACATTGGTTCAACGTTCTCTATTACGCTGCCGCTTAAAACACTCGCTGAAAATAACAGGGCGGACATGAATGGCAAGGTGGCGCTACTTACCAAAACGTTCATGCAGCAATCTGAATTGGAGAACTATCTAACATCTTGGGGTATTAAGGTTATCTCAAAGAATGTTCAGGCGACTAAAGATCTCGCACACTGGGTCGATACCATTGAGCCTGATTTTGTGTTTGTTCCTCATGAGTTAGATCAGAGCATTGATACGTTCGCCGAAAGCGTACAGTTTATTTGTGTCAGCGAGCAAGGAATGCTTTCGCCTGCACCTTGTAAATTGGGTTGGAACCTATCTGCAAACCCATTGCTGCCTTCACAGTTGATGCACTGTTTACACAACTGTCCTGCGTTTGTGGAAGATGTTGTCCAAGATAATAATAATCTAAAATTGAGTACTGAGTCGCGCGAGTCCGCCAAACAGAATCAAAGACTTATCTTAATAGCGGAAGATCACCCAATCAATCAACAGATTATTCTTCAACAAATTGAGCAATTAGGTTTCCATGCCGACATGGTAGATAACGGCAAGGAAGCACTTGTTGCCTTAGACAATGAAGATTATGGGCTGCTAATTACTGATTGCCACATGCCAGAGATGGATGGGTATGAGTTAACAAGGCAGATCCGAGTAAAAGAGCAGAGCCAAAACCAACCTCGTCTTCCGATCATTGCGTTAACCGCAAACGCTGTGCAAGGTGAAAATGATAAGTGCTTTGAGATTGGTATGGATGACTTCTTATCAAAACCAACCAAATTAAGGGTGATTGGCGACACCATAATCAAACATCTTGATAAGGTGCAATCTGTTGTCGATAAGCCTTGTATTAGTTCCTCGGATCCTAAAAGTGAGCCGAGCTCTGCTCCGATTGATCTAGCCAACTTAACCGAATTGTTTGGTGACCAAGAGCTCGTCATGCAGATCATCACTGACTTTATCAAGAGCCATCAAGCAGACATGCCTTTGCTTCAAGCTGCGTGTGAACAGCGAGATCTCGAAGCCATTAAACAGGTTGCTCATAAGATGAAGGGAGCTGCAAAAATGGTAGGCACAGAGGAGATTGCCAATCAATTGCAAACAATGGAATTGGTCTCCTTAAGTGATTTAGATGGTATTCAAGCACATTACGATAACCTCGAACAGCTGACGAACCAATTGAAGACTTATTGTTCAGAAACAATCAAACCAGTTAAGGAGCTATCATGA
- a CDS encoding EAL domain-containing protein gives MNQHVVVIEDHPFQLNVMVMVLKSLGMENVQPFECGCKALEFIETSSVDLILCDLNMPMIDGIELLKRLAEADFQGNIIITSAESKTVLDAARKMCKAFNLNLLGVLEKPIAKESLSKLINLNSKKEVTTVNPNSEIVITDEEIAKAVSNQEFMFYYQPIVCIHSGEWRESESLIRWQHPRYGVLSPFFFLSRLLESGKMGEVMKYLINQAINEKSFLGERRFAINLTAKDIIDGDIVDYIFALIDQGELETEQIKLELTESDLVESVALALASTTRICMRGIPLAIDDFGTGYSSLKQLDDLPFSALKLDIDFVKNIQSSRSSHAIVRATLYLAHLLELSTVAEGVEDHSLWADMREISNVDTLVQGYFIARPMPACKLLEWKEDWDRKIKELNLIKEIK, from the coding sequence ATGAACCAGCATGTTGTAGTGATAGAAGATCACCCTTTTCAATTGAATGTAATGGTGATGGTTTTAAAGAGTTTAGGCATGGAGAATGTCCAGCCTTTTGAATGTGGATGTAAGGCTTTAGAGTTTATCGAAACCTCTTCTGTCGATCTGATCTTATGTGATCTGAATATGCCGATGATCGATGGTATCGAACTCCTAAAACGCCTTGCAGAGGCAGACTTTCAAGGCAATATCATCATCACTAGTGCGGAAAGCAAAACAGTACTCGATGCCGCAAGAAAGATGTGTAAAGCGTTTAATCTGAATTTACTTGGTGTTCTTGAGAAACCAATAGCAAAAGAGTCTCTGTCAAAGTTAATTAACCTTAACTCTAAAAAAGAAGTCACAACTGTTAATCCCAACAGTGAAATCGTTATTACGGATGAAGAGATAGCAAAAGCGGTAAGCAACCAAGAATTTATGTTCTATTACCAACCGATAGTGTGTATCCATAGTGGTGAATGGCGAGAAAGTGAATCGCTAATTCGATGGCAGCACCCTCGTTATGGTGTACTCAGCCCTTTTTTCTTTTTGTCTCGGTTACTTGAGTCAGGAAAAATGGGAGAGGTGATGAAGTATTTAATCAACCAAGCGATCAATGAGAAGTCATTTCTCGGAGAGCGGAGATTTGCAATAAACCTAACAGCTAAAGATATTATTGACGGTGATATTGTTGATTATATCTTCGCTTTGATCGACCAAGGTGAACTTGAGACAGAGCAGATAAAATTGGAATTAACAGAATCTGATTTAGTTGAAAGTGTCGCTCTTGCTTTAGCGTCCACCACGAGGATATGCATGCGCGGTATTCCCCTGGCGATTGACGACTTTGGAACAGGTTACTCTTCACTCAAGCAATTAGATGACCTGCCATTTTCAGCACTGAAACTGGATATCGACTTTGTGAAAAACATTCAAAGCAGTCGTTCAAGCCATGCCATTGTTCGCGCTACTCTCTACTTGGCTCACTTATTAGAACTGAGTACGGTGGCAGAAGGGGTTGAGGATCATTCTCTTTGGGCGGATATGCGTGAAATCAGTAATGTTGACACATTGGTTCAGGGCTACTTTATTGCTCGTCCAATGCCTGCTTGTAAGCTATTAGAGTGGAAAGAAGACTGGGACAGAAAAATTAAAGAGCTCAACTTAATTAAAGAAATTAAATAA